From Salvia splendens isolate huo1 chromosome 3, SspV2, whole genome shotgun sequence, a single genomic window includes:
- the LOC121797385 gene encoding serine carboxypeptidase-like 45 isoform X2, producing the protein MAASQHYSILVIIICALVVIAAASASQKEADKIASFPGQPAVNFRQYSGYISVDEKQQRLYFYYFVEAESEAASKPLVLWLNGGPGCSSIGAGAFSEHGPFQPSANSLVKNHYSWNKARDNLVFLENWFKRFPEFNNREFYISGESYGGHYVPQLGHLILQSKAKINLKGIAIGNPLLEFNTDFNSRAEYLWSHGLISDATFQDFTFACNYSEIRRQAASGALTPVCRRVIKLVSSEMSHFIDAYDVTLDVCLSSLQLQSLRLNQMQDEPKVNVCVEDETIVYLNRKEVQAAFHARLPNATRWSVCSEVLQYNMQDLEIPTIQVVGELVKSSIRVLVYSGDQDSILPLIGTRTLVNALAKELGLNTTEAYGVWFEGGQVGGWTQVYGDFLSFATIRGASHEAPFSQPERSLVLFRSFVEGKPLPRVNGLAKGKNIVSSMNRLV; encoded by the exons ATGGCAGCATCTCAGCACTATTCAATCTTGGTAATAATAATATGCGCGTTAGTAGTGATAGCTGCTGCATCTGCATCCCAGAAAGAAGCTGATAAAATAGCAAGTTTTCCCGGCCAACCGGCGGTCAATTTCCGGCAATATTCCGGGTACATCAGCGTGGACGAAAAGCAACAAAGATTGTATTTTTACTACTTTGTGGAAGCAGAAAGTGAGGCTGCTTCAAAGCCTCTAGTCCTGTGGTTGAATGGAG GGCCGGGCTGCTCTTCCATTGGAGCCGGTGCTTTTAGCGAGCACGGACCTTTTCAACCTTCTGCCAATTCTTTGGTCAAAAATCACTACAGCTGGAATAAAG CAAGAGACAACCTTGTTTTCCTCGAGAATTGGTTCAAGAGATTCCCAGAATTCAACAACAGAGAATTTTACATATCAGGAGAGAGTTATGGTG GGCATTATGTACCACAACTAGGACATCTCATTCTCCAATCCAAAGCCAAGATCAATCTCAAAGGAATAGCA ATAGGAAATCCTCTTCTCGAATTCAACACGGATTTCAACTCGAGGGCCGAGTATTTATGGTCACACGGCCTAATATCCGATGCCACATTTCAGGACTTCACATTTGCTTGCAACTACTCCGAGATCAGAAGGCAGGCGGCCTCGGGAGCCCTCACCCCAGTCTGCCGCCGTGTCATCAAGCTCGTCTCCTCTGAGATGAGCCATTTCATAGACGCCTATGATGTCACCCTCGACGTCTGTCTCTCGTCTCTCCAGCTGCAGTCTCTGCGTCTCAATCAAATG CAAGATGAGCCTAAAGTGAATGTGTGTGTGGAGGATGAGACGATCGTCTACTTAAACAGGAAAGAGGTGCAGGCAGCGTTCCACGCTCGTCTCCCCAATGCCACTAGATGGAGCGTCTGCAGCGa AGTGCTGCAGTACAATATGCAGGATCTCGAGATACCAACTATCCAAGTAGTGGGCGAACTTGTCAAGTCGAGCATTCGAGTATTAGTCTACAG TGGTGATCAAGATTCTATTCTCCCACTCATCGGAACCCGGACACTGGTTAATGCACTTGCTAAAGAATTGGGCTTGAACACAACTGAGGCCTATGGTGTTTGGTTTGAAGGTGGACAG GTTGGTGGATGGACACAAGTCTATGGTGACTTTCTATCATTTGCAACGATACGAGGAGCATCTCACGAAGCCCCGTTTTCTCAGCCAGAGAGATCGCTCGTTCTTTTCAGGTCGTTTGTCGAGGGAAAGCCGCTACCGCGAGTTAATGGGTTGGCCAAGGGGAAGAACATAGTGAGTTCTATGAACAGACTTGTGTAA
- the LOC121797385 gene encoding serine carboxypeptidase-like 45 isoform X1, whose product MAASQHYSILVIIICALVVIAAASASQKEADKIASFPGQPAVNFRQYSGYISVDEKQQRLYFYYFVEAESEAASKPLVLWLNGGPGCSSIGAGAFSEHGPFQPSANSLVKNHYSWNKVANMLYLESPAGVGFSYSTNQSFYQSVNDDMTARDNLVFLENWFKRFPEFNNREFYISGESYGGHYVPQLGHLILQSKAKINLKGIAIGNPLLEFNTDFNSRAEYLWSHGLISDATFQDFTFACNYSEIRRQAASGALTPVCRRVIKLVSSEMSHFIDAYDVTLDVCLSSLQLQSLRLNQMQDEPKVNVCVEDETIVYLNRKEVQAAFHARLPNATRWSVCSEVLQYNMQDLEIPTIQVVGELVKSSIRVLVYSGDQDSILPLIGTRTLVNALAKELGLNTTEAYGVWFEGGQVGGWTQVYGDFLSFATIRGASHEAPFSQPERSLVLFRSFVEGKPLPRVNGLAKGKNIVSSMNRLV is encoded by the exons ATGGCAGCATCTCAGCACTATTCAATCTTGGTAATAATAATATGCGCGTTAGTAGTGATAGCTGCTGCATCTGCATCCCAGAAAGAAGCTGATAAAATAGCAAGTTTTCCCGGCCAACCGGCGGTCAATTTCCGGCAATATTCCGGGTACATCAGCGTGGACGAAAAGCAACAAAGATTGTATTTTTACTACTTTGTGGAAGCAGAAAGTGAGGCTGCTTCAAAGCCTCTAGTCCTGTGGTTGAATGGAG GGCCGGGCTGCTCTTCCATTGGAGCCGGTGCTTTTAGCGAGCACGGACCTTTTCAACCTTCTGCCAATTCTTTGGTCAAAAATCACTACAGCTGGAATAAAG TGGCTAATATGTTGTACTTGGAATCACCTGCTGGAGTTGGATTCTCTTACTCTACAAATCAATCTTTCTACCAATCTGTGAATGATGATATGACAG CAAGAGACAACCTTGTTTTCCTCGAGAATTGGTTCAAGAGATTCCCAGAATTCAACAACAGAGAATTTTACATATCAGGAGAGAGTTATGGTG GGCATTATGTACCACAACTAGGACATCTCATTCTCCAATCCAAAGCCAAGATCAATCTCAAAGGAATAGCA ATAGGAAATCCTCTTCTCGAATTCAACACGGATTTCAACTCGAGGGCCGAGTATTTATGGTCACACGGCCTAATATCCGATGCCACATTTCAGGACTTCACATTTGCTTGCAACTACTCCGAGATCAGAAGGCAGGCGGCCTCGGGAGCCCTCACCCCAGTCTGCCGCCGTGTCATCAAGCTCGTCTCCTCTGAGATGAGCCATTTCATAGACGCCTATGATGTCACCCTCGACGTCTGTCTCTCGTCTCTCCAGCTGCAGTCTCTGCGTCTCAATCAAATG CAAGATGAGCCTAAAGTGAATGTGTGTGTGGAGGATGAGACGATCGTCTACTTAAACAGGAAAGAGGTGCAGGCAGCGTTCCACGCTCGTCTCCCCAATGCCACTAGATGGAGCGTCTGCAGCGa AGTGCTGCAGTACAATATGCAGGATCTCGAGATACCAACTATCCAAGTAGTGGGCGAACTTGTCAAGTCGAGCATTCGAGTATTAGTCTACAG TGGTGATCAAGATTCTATTCTCCCACTCATCGGAACCCGGACACTGGTTAATGCACTTGCTAAAGAATTGGGCTTGAACACAACTGAGGCCTATGGTGTTTGGTTTGAAGGTGGACAG GTTGGTGGATGGACACAAGTCTATGGTGACTTTCTATCATTTGCAACGATACGAGGAGCATCTCACGAAGCCCCGTTTTCTCAGCCAGAGAGATCGCTCGTTCTTTTCAGGTCGTTTGTCGAGGGAAAGCCGCTACCGCGAGTTAATGGGTTGGCCAAGGGGAAGAACATAGTGAGTTCTATGAACAGACTTGTGTAA